Proteins encoded together in one Hevea brasiliensis isolate MT/VB/25A 57/8 chromosome 16, ASM3005281v1, whole genome shotgun sequence window:
- the LOC110672381 gene encoding uncharacterized protein LOC110672381 — MGRWMRPEVYPLLAAMTFVTSMCVFQLTRNMFLNPEVRINKAHRLAGVLENEEEGEKYAEHGLRKFLRTRRPEIMPAINHFFTDDDK, encoded by the exons ATGGGGCGTTGGATGAGGCCAGAG GTCTACCCACTGTTGGCTGCAATGACCTTTGTAACAAGCATGTGTGTCTTCCAGCTTACAAGAAACATGTTCCTGAACCCAGAAGTCAG GATCAACAAAGCTCACCGCCTTGCGGGAGTGCTGGAAAACGAAGAGGAAGGAGAGAAGTATGCTGAGCATGGCCTCCGGAAGTTCCTTCGAACTCGCCGGCCTGAAATCATGCCTGCCATCAACCATTTCTTCACCGATGATGATAAATAA